A stretch of DNA from Synechococcus sp. JA-3-3Ab:
GATCTGCAATCTAGGCTGAGTAAAGCACCGAGACCCAAGCGTAGGCGAATGCGGCAAGCGGCGTTTCGTCTGCGGGAGAGAATCAGGAACTTGGTGGACGAGTGCCATCGCAAGGTAGCGGCGTTCTTGACGGATAACTACCGATTGATATTCCTCCCCACTTTCGAGTCAGCCAAGATGGTTGCCAAGGCAGGGAGGAAGTTTGGTAGCAAGACAGCAAGGGCGATGCTCACCTGGGCGCACTACCGGTTCAAGCAGCTCCTGAAGTTTCAAGCCAAGAAGAAAAACGTGGTTGTCGTGGAAGTATCGGAAGCGTACACCAGCAAAACCTGTACCAAGTGCGGGCACATCCACACTAAGTTGGGTGGTGCAAAGGTGTTTAGATGCCCAAAGTGCAACCATAGGCTACCACGAGATTGGCAAGGCGCTCTGGGTGTTATGCTCAGAGCTTTGCGGGATACCGCCTTTCTGTTTGGACTCCGTCCGAGTAGCGCGGTCGCGTCAGCATCGCGTAGTGACAACGGAAACGGACAGAATGCTATCGCTTCACCGCTGAGCAGTAATGCTCAGCAGTGTTCAGCGTAAATGTATCAGCTTGCCCGTCGCCTGGAGCAGGCGGCCAGGGAGCCCTCCAGTTGTTACCCTGGGGCTCCGGCAGGGGCAGCAGCGTTAGCGACAGGATTGGGCATTCCCAAAAAGATGCAGGAAAATCAGGAGAAGTTGAGCCGGGATCCCAGACCCACCGGCTCTCCATCTCGTTTGCTGAGGAAACCCGATGCACGACCTGGACAGTTTGCCAGAACCGGTAGCCGATGCCCTAATCAAAAGCCTGCTTACAGATGTGGAGCGGCTGATCAACCAGCACGGTTTGTCGGAGGTTTTGGTGGGGTTGGCCATGTATTGCAATGTGCAGTTCAAGGCCAAGTTCAATAAACCCAACCGCACCGAAAAGGATGAGGAGCTGGGATTTTACTTCCGCGACGCCGCCAAAGCTCTGGAGGTAGCGGCCAGCCTCACCTATCGCACCATCGATCGCTCTCGGCCCACCTCGCCTGGCACCTAGACTTTAGGGATCCCTTTTCAACCCTCACCCCCGGCCCCTCTCCCAGCCCTCACCCCCGACCCCTCTCCCAAAGGGAGAGGGGAGTTGGCGAGCGCTCCGGGGTGGCAAGGGATCCCCCTGAGTTTTTATGCTGGTGGGCGAAAGTTGCAGTGAGGCCGCGCGTGAGAGTTGTCTGGGAACGCAGCATTTACGGGGGCAATGGCCGGGTGCCCTGCATCGTCTGCGGTGGATGGGCCGCCCCTATCCCAAAAAAGGGGCAGCAGGTGTTGCTGGCGGTGGTCTATAACGACCGCGGCCAAATCTACGGCGAGATCTGCCGCAGTTGCCTCAGCCTGGGGCCCAAGGGCATCAAAGAGTATCTACGAGAGCGGATTGCCCGCCTGCGCAGGCAACTGCAAGACCTAGAGGAGCTGGAACGAGGAGAGGTGCAGTTGCCCACCCTGGAGCAGGAGCTGAGCGCCTACTTGGATTAACCGCTATACCTTCTTCTCGACCGAAACCTGCAGCCAGCAGCCCAGCTCGGCGGCCAGCCATTGCAACTCCGGATCGTGCAAGTTCTTCAGCTCGTACTTGCAAACGCCCGCCCAGATGTTCAACTGTGGGCCCACCTCTACCCGATCCCCATCGCAATCGCGTCGGGTATGGCGCGGCATCAGCTCCAGCCGGTGAGGAGATCCCGCGCCAGGCGGGTGGGTCTGCCGCTGCACCTGCTCAGCCGCCGCTCCGGTCGATGCCGCTGCTGCCAGGGTGGGCGCTCTGAGACCATATCCCCTCGCTTCTGGGGCTTCTAAACAGGGATCCCTTGAGAAAGTTGTTCTGGATCCCAGAATCATCCCTGGAAAGCCTGTCCGCAAGCCCCCACGCATGGGCCAGCAGCTTTCCCGAAACGGGGAGGATATGCTGGGCGACAGAGAGGGATCCCCACTTGCCGAGGCGATGGTTTTCTAGCTGAGTCTTCCATTCCGTCTGTTTTCCCCACCTACTACCAACAGTTGGGGCTTTCTGATACATTTACGCTGAACACTGCTGAACATCACTGTTCAACTATGCAGCGATAGCATTCTGTTTGTTTCCAAACAGAATGGCGGTATCCCGCAAAGCTTTGAGTAGAATACCCAAAGCGCAGTTTCCGTGTCGTCTTACTACCAATTTTCTGCTTTGCTTTGGCTACCATGTTGGCAGACTCGAAAGTAAACAGAAAGATCAACTGGTAGTAATCCGTACTGAACATATTATACATTATTTTCAGTATAGTTGAGCTTATTATTGACTAGAGTCATGCTCCCCAAGCCAGCCTGGAGGAGATCAAAGCCGTCTACCGCCGGCGGGTGCGCGAGATTCATCCGGATCGTCTGCCTGCCGATCTCCCCGAGGGGTTGCGGCAATTGGCCCAGCGAGAGTTTCTTCAGCTCCAACAGGCCTACCGCGTCCTCAGCGACAGCCGGCAGCGCCGGGCCTACGATCTCAGCCTCCAGCCTTCTCCTTTGCCGGTGCCGCAGCCGACCGTGGCCCCTGCCGGTTGGCTGGCCCTCTTGAGCGCTGTCTTGAGCGGAGCTGCTCTCTGTTTGGCAAGCTTGGCCCTTTGGAATGCTCGCATCCCGGCCCAAGGTTTGGATGTGGCCGGCAAAACGGCTGTTGTTGGCGCCCCTCAGTTGTCCGGCAACGCGGATCCCTCCCTGGCCACCGTCCCCCAGACATCCGAGACGGGCAACGCCTCGGAAAGGAGGATCTCGGCCCCAGCCGCCCCTTCTGAAGACTTCTTGAAGCCTTCCCCAGAGCAGGTCGACCGCTTCGCCCGCGCTCTGCTGGCGGTGCAGCCCCTTCTGGCGGCCACCCAAACTCGCCTGCAGCAGGCCAAGGGCAGCGAGGAACGTCGGCAAATTGAACAACAGTTTGAAACCGCAGCCGCCAAGATCATCGCCGCCCATCAACTGACCCCAGAGGACTATCACCGCATCTCTGCCAGCGCCCAGTCGGATCCGGGTGTGGCAGCCGCAGTCACCGCAGCCGTGCGCCGCTGGATGTCGCCCTAGCCCGACAAGACCCTGGCCTGTAGGCGGGAAGAAAAAACTTCGTAAATAACAGTCAAAGGCTGGCCTCGGTGCAGCAAAAGATAATGCCTAGCCCAAAAAGGGCCGCGACAGTTGAGCAGCCGGGCAACTGGCTCGGCTTCGCCATAGTAGAGGCGACGCACTTCGCGAAAGGTCTCCAGTTTTTCTTGGATCAGATTTTGGCCAATGGGCAAATCGGGATGGGGCAAGTATTGGGCCAGATGGTCGGAGTTCCACCAAGAGGTGGCATAGAGCAAGGGCTGCTGAGAGGTTGCTCCACACAGCCAAACCCGCCGCCGCAGCAAGGGGGATCCCAGCCGCGCCAGATCCTTGGTCAGCCGTTGCATGGACTGGGGGGCGGCGCTCTGCTCTGCCAGCAGCTCGACCCGGCCCGTGTCGAGCAGATGGGCCTGAATCGGCTCTTGGGTCAAGGCAGCCAGAGTGCGGGTGGTCAAGCCATCCCCCAAAAGCAGCAAGCGCAACACAGGATCCACCTGCACCAACTCAGGCTGTAGCGGATCTGCCTCCCCCTGCCAATACAGTTGCAGGGGCCACCAATCGCCTTGGCCAGAGGAGACGTTAGAACAGAGGGCAGCGCTCCAAGGGGATCCCGCAGCGTCGCCATGGGAGGTGAGTGAAGAAGGGAAAAGTTCCAAGGCGGAGGTTGAGTTGTTAAGTTCTGTATCGCTCCTTAGTCTAGCCCACCCCATGTCTCTGCTCTAGGGATGTTCCTAGCTGGTGCCCGGCTGGATCAGCAGCCGTACCAGCCAGGGGACGACCACGATGACGCTGATCAGGCGGGCCAGGTGCATGACCACCACCGTGCTGGCTTGCGCCCCCATGTCCAGGGCTATCAGGCTCATGTCCGAAATGCCTCCCGGAGCGGTGCCCAAGATGGCGGTCAGGCGCTCGATCCCCAGCCAACGGGAGATCAAGTACCCCGACAAAACTCCCGTGCCCACCGCAATCACCGTACAGAGCAGGGCCGGTCGCCACAGATCTTTCAAGGCCAACAGCGTATCGGCGGTGAGCTTGCTGCCCAAAAGAATGCCCAGCACCACCTGCATGACAAAGCGGATCCCGGCTGGGGGAGTGGGGATCGGGATCGCTCCCCAAACATTGACCAAACCCACTGCTACCATCGAACCCACCAAAGCTCCTGCCGGCAGCCTCAGCTTGACTGCAATCAGGGCGCCCGCCAATCCGATCAACAGCGTCCAGAGATAGTTCATCATTGCGGTTTGGCCTCAAGGCAAGAGGATCGCTGTGAGCCAGGGTTGGAGCTGCTCTCCCCACGGCATTCGGCGCAGATGCCGTAGAAGTCAAGCACATGGTACTCGATGACAAATTGGTAGCGGCTGGCAAGCTGCTCCTCCAGGTCTCCCACTGGGCAATCCGGCAGAGGCACCACCCGCCGACATTCGGTGCAAATGAGGTGATGGCGGTTGTGGCCGTTGCTGGGCAAAACCTGATAGTAGGTCTGCTGATCTCCCAAGTTGACCGCTTGCAGCTTGCCCTCGTTGCGCAGAGCCTCCAAAGCCCGGTAGACCGTGGCCAAGCCAACGCTATGGTTGGCATTGCGCAACTCCAGGAAGATCTCTTGGGCCGAGAGGGGCCGCAAGCTCTGCTTCAAGACTTCCAGGATCAGTTTTTGGCTGCGGGTCTGGCGGGAGGAGGACATGATCCCTTTTCGTTCTGAGGGGTCACCAGCAAGGTTAGCGCTCGGCGTCGGCCTCGGCTTTCATGCGCTCTAGGGTTTGGTGCATTTGGTCGAACATTTGGCTGAGGGTGAGCCCAAACCCCCCAAGCTGGGTTTGCAGTTGTTTGATGGTCATCTGAGCCATAAAGTCGTCGGAGAGCTCCAGCCGCTTCATGAAAATGCGCTGCCGCTCCAGCAATTCTTCCATTCGCTCGATGAAGATTTTTTTGCCTTCCCGGTCGAATTGGCCGTAGCGCTCGCCAAGTCGCATCAGGTTTTGGAAGTCCTGAAACAGCTGCTTGGCTTCTTCTTGAACGATCTCCGAGTCGAAGAAGCTCATGGCCTTTCGTCTGCCCTAAATAAACTGCATTGGGTATACCCATCCTATCCGATCGGGTTGGGGGGTCGCAGTCCCTGCCGTTTTCCGGCCAGTACGGGATCCCGTCCTTCGCTTGGGTGGAGAATGGAGTTTTGACCTGTCTGCCCCGCTTATGTTCCCCTTTCCTGGTGTGAAGGCTTATACGCAGCCGTCTTTGGCCCAGCAGTGGTGCCAACGGGTGCAGGGATCCCGACCGCTGTTTTTGGCCTGCCTGGGGTTTACGGAAACGGCCCTTATTCCCGGCATCTCGGCTGCCGGCGCCACGCCCTCCTTGCGGCGCTACACGGCCCTTGCCGATGGAGAGGTGTTGCTGGGGGACTATTCTCACCGCCTGCCCACCTCTCCCGATGGCTATCCTTCACCGGTGGTGATCAGCCGCGCCGTCCTGAGGGAGTTGGGGATCCCCTGTCGCGTGTTCGACTGTGGTTTGCCGGAGCCTCTGCCGGGGGCAGAAACGGTCAGCGCCAGGGGAATAGCCCGCTGCTTGAGCACAGGGCAGGCTCTGTCTTTGGAGCAGGTGGGATCCCTGTGGCAGGAGGGGTATGAGCGGGGATCCCGGCTGGAGTCGAGCTACTGCGTCATCGGAGAATGTGTGGCGGGAGGCACCACCACGGCGCTGGCAGTGTTGTTGGGGCTGGGCTGGCAAGCAGAGGGCATGGTCAACAGCAGCCACCCGGTCTGTAACCACGCCCAAAAGCTGGCCTTGGCCCGGCAGGGATTGGCCAGACTTCCCGCCAGGGCTACCGCCCCAGAGGTGGTGGCCGCTGTGGGGGATCCGATGCAGCCTTTTGTAGCCGGGCTGGCGATGGCGGCAGCCCAGCGGGGGCCGGTGCTGCTGGCGGGCGGCACCCAAATGCTGGCGGTGCTGGCCCTGATGCGGCGCTGGGGGGAAGAGCAAGGGATCCCCTGGCCCCCGGAGAATGTAGCCATAGGTACCACCCGCTGGGTGGCCGAGGATCCCTCGGGCAATACGGTGGGTTTGGCGGAGCTGCTGGGCGAGGTTCCCCTTTTGGCCACCCAACTCAGCTTTGCCCAAAGCCGCTATGCCCCCCTCCGGGCCTACGAGCGGGGCTATGTCAAGGAAGGGGTGGGGGCGGGTGGGCTGGCCATTGTCAGCAGCCTCTATGCCGGCTGGGGCCAGGCAGAGCTACTGGCCGCCGTTGAGCGCAGCTACGAGCAGCTCGTGCTTCAGGCCGGCTCCAGGGGGGCCATCGTCAGGCCCTCCCGCAGCAACTGTTGATGGTAGAGCTCTGCTTGCTCTTGCGGGCCGACCCAAACCACCGCCTGCCCTTCGGCATCCACCTGCACGGTCAGTTGCCGTGCCAGGGGCAGGGTCATGCCGGGGATGTACTTGAGCAAGCATTCGGTAACATGCTGAAAGGTGTTGAAATCGTCATCCAAGACGATCACCTTGAAGTGGGGGTAGGGCTGGCGAACCCGGGTTCTCGACGGAGACGACTGCTGAGCAGGTCGAGTGGGAGCTTCCGTGGTCATAGCAGCAGAACTCAGGACAACATCTGGATACCTAGGTCACATTCAACTTTCTCAACAGCCAAAAATCGGTCGCTGTTGATTCTGAGTCCATTCTAGTTCCTAGTCTCCAGTGGACGCATGGGGTCTGCCGGCAGCCCGTATTTGCCTTTGGATCCCTTGCCGGTGCAAGAGATGGGAAAGAGGTGCGGATCCCCGATCCGCTCTCACAACATCAGCTCTTGCCGCAGGGAGCGACGGGGCTTTTTGCCACCGAAGTGGCGCTCAAAATAGAGGGCGGTGGCTTGCGACAGGATCCCGGCTTCGACAAGCGCCTGGCAGAGGGATCCCCCAGGGGGTAGGTGCTCTTGGATCTGCTGGATTTGCGCGGCGCTGACCAGCCCCGAAGCCTTAAGGTAGTCGGCCACGTGCCGTCCGCCTGCCAGGTAGACAGAGTAGCCGTCTTCGCTGAAAAACTTGACTGTCTCCGGCTTGAGGCCGCTGTGGTGGGTCAGCACGTCTGTGAAAGTGCCGCCCTCTGTTTCCCAGGCGTGGAGGACGGTTTCGATGCCGGCGTTGTCGAGGAGACCGGCTGCGCGCAACTGGGTCAAGATCCGCCGCACCCAAGGGTTGGCCCGCTGCAGCGCTTCCAGATCTTCTTCTCCCAAATACTCCTGAGGCGGCAGCTCGGCATCTGCGGTCGATTCGGCCACGCTCGCAGTTTGGGTAGCCGGGGCAGGCGACGGCGTCCGGTTGGCCTGCACTTGGGCCTGGAGCTGGCGCACCTGCTCTCGGGCCTGTTGAAGCTGGGCTTCGGTGGACTGCAGATGGCTTTGGGTGGCTTGCAGTTGGGCTTGGACTTCCTGCAGGCGTTCTTGAGTTACCTGGAGTTGGGTCTGGGCTTCCTGAAGTTCCCCCCGCAGCCGGTGGATGGTCTGGCTGGCTTCTTGGCGGGCGTGGGCCAGGTCGGCAATGAGGCGGGCCTTCGTCGATTGGGCCACTTGAAGCTGGTGCTGCTGCTCCTGCAGCGATTGGCTGAGAGCGGCCAATTCGGCTTCCTTGTGCTCAAGAGCCTGGCGCAGTTGAGCCTCAGCTTGCTGATGCTGCTGCAGCCGGGATCCCAACTCTTGCAGCTTGAGCTTGGCCTGAGATTGCCATTCCGTCAGCTCGTGGCAGTGGCGCCGCAGGGTCTCCAGCTCGGCCTGGGCAGCTTGCAACTGCTCGGCCAGTGCCTGGACTTGCGCGGATCCCCGATCTTGCTGCGCTCGGAGCTGCTCCTCCAACTCCTGAATGCGCTGCTGGGCAGCCCTGTGTTGCTCGGATCCCTGCTGGATTTGAGCCGCCAGTTGGGCTTCCAACTCGGCAATGCGCTGTTGCTGCTGCTGCTGGCGGGATTGAGACTCAACGAGCTGCTGTCGCTCCCGCTCCAGTTGCGCTTCTAGGGCGGCAACCTGCTCTTGGTAGTGCTCCAGTCGGGCTTGGTATTGCGCGGTAGCTTTGTGAACTTGCTGCGCCACCTGCAGCGGCGAAGCGTAGAGGGGGGGCTGATCCGGAATGGTGGACCACTGCTCCAGCATCACTTCCCAACTGTTGGCAGCTCCTCGCCGTCGCCGGAGCTGCTGCTGCTTGTCGAGGGCCCACTCCAACCAGTGGGGCTGCACCCAGCCCTGCTGCACCAAGATCTCCCCCAGCTTGCGCTCCGGGTGCTGCCGCTGCTGAATCAGGGCCTGATGGATGTGCTCCAGCTCCAGATACCCATGCAGCACCAAGATCTCGCCGATGCGCACCAATTCGACCGGAATCAATGGGTAGAGATCTCGGGGGGCAACCCAGCCGTGCTGCATACACAGCTCCCCCAACATCAAGGGGTTGTCGGCCTTTTCCCACATGGCCTGAGCCAGTTGGGCGGGGGTGAGCAGTCCTGCTCGGTTGAGGGCTTCTCCCAAGCGGATCTCAAACTTTTCCTGCTCGATGGCGGTTGGGGTGGGGCTGGTCGGCGGATTCATTGGGCCTCTCGGACGGGAAGAGTAAGCTCTGCTACAACTATCGTAGTGGAAAATCCTTAGAGAAGTAGCATTCTGCAACCGAAACGCATTTTGTCAAGCCGAGGATCCACGGATTTTGCCGGAAGGTCGCTTTTTAAGTCCTAAGAGGGGCGCTGTTCTTGGCTTTGGGCAAACTGTTGCAACTGCCTCAGGAGCAGCAACTGCCCCAGTCCAAGGGGCAGGAGGGAGACGGCCTCAACCCGGAGCTGTACCCAGCCGTTGCCCCACATCCAGTCGCAGTAGCCATCGGCTCCGCCCCACATTAGTAGGCGTAGCCGTTTCGGCAGCAGGGTTTCCACCTGGTGCGTGATCGAGACGGGGCCCCACTGGACGGCAAAGGTGCTGCCCAGCTCCAGCCTAGCGGGCAGGGATCCCTGCAACTGCTGCGGCCAGAGCCACTGCTGCAACAGCCCCACCTCGGTCAAGCAGCGCTGCAAGGTCGAGGAACTGGCCTCGACCTCGATGCGGATGGTGGAAGATTGGAATGTCCCGAGCATACTTATCCGGCTGAGGCGACCCCAGAACCGAAGCGGCAGCCGGGGCGACAACTTCTAACTCCATTCTGGCCAATTGTTCGAGAGTTGCCTTTGAAAACAGCTCGTCCTCACGTGGTTGCCATCCTGGCCCAGAGTCTGGACGGCAGGATCGCCACCCACCGCGGGCAAAGGCCCCACTTCGCCAGCGCCGAAGACCACCAGCACCTGGAAACCCAAGCTGCCCGGCAACAGGCTTTGATCATGGGGGCGGCCACGCTGCGGGCCTACGGCACCAGCCTGCGCATCCGGGATCCCGAGCTCATCCAACGCCGACTCCAGCAGGGCCTCTCCCCTCAGCCCCTGACGATCATCTGCTCCGGCAGCGGGGAGATTCCTGAGGATTTGCCGTTTTTTCGCCAGCCCCTCACCCGCTGGCTGTGGACAACTCCCCAGGGATCCCGGCTTTGGCAGAACCGAACCGGCTTTGAAGAGATCTGGGTGGCTGCCGATTGGGATCTGCCGGCACGGCTGGCGCGCCTGCGCAGTTTGGGCATCGAACGGGTGGGGTTGCTGGGCGGGGGCCGGCTTTTGGGGGCGTTTTTGCAGGCAGGGGCCTTGGATGAGCTGTGGGTGACCCTGGCGCCGGTGCTGCTGAGTGGGTATGCCGATGCGCCCGCCAGCATCGAGGGCTGGCAGCTGCAGGGATCCCCGCCCCAACTGGAGCTGCTGGAGTGCCACCGTGGCTCTAAGGAGCTGTTTTTGCGCTACCGGGTCGAGTGGCCCTGAGGGGGCTCGCGAGAAAAATTTTTGGACAAATTTAGATTTCTCAGAAATCCACAGGTTTTCCCCAGACTTTCCACAGAGAGGAGGCCTGTTTTCCACAGGCCTGTGACCTCAGGAAACGGCAGCGAGGGTTTTTGTGGAAAAGTCCAAACTGGAAAGTTCAGACGGATACACCTTGAGAAACGCAACGGGATCGCGCCGTTTTTGCCGATGGCATCAAAGCCGGCGGCGGGCTTGAACAAACTTGGAGCCGCTGCCCAGGATTGACACCCCCCATGGGGCAGAGGGCAGAATAGCCGCACCTGAGGTGAGGGGGAGATTTTCCTGGCAGCTCTCCTCAGAGGCAAAGAACCCTTTGCCCAAAAACTCTATCCCTTCTCCTGCCTGAGACAAGGCCAAGGGGCAGTTTGGTATCCTCTGGCCGCTGCCGGACGGGCTAGGGGCAAACTTCTACACACTGTCTTGCTTTTGGCGGGACCGATGCGGCCCCCGGCGTACCCAAGTTAGAGAGCTGGGTTGGCTTGTTTTTTCCCTTCTGGGCAGGCCCGGTTTTGGCCGGCTCCTTAGGTTTTCTTGGTTTCCCTGTTAACCCCGAGTAGGTGGTTGGGCTATGGATTCTCCCACCGTCAGCATTTTGAGCGAAATTCCCGAGGAGCTACACGACACCCTCAAAAACTACCTCTCTCGTCACCCCGATTGGGATCAAGATCGGGTCGTAACGGCAGCGCTCTCGTTATTCCTGCTCCAGAGCGGAGACACGGATCGGCGCGCTGCCCGTATTTACTTAGACAGCCTGTTTCGCCGCAACTGAGCCCTCGCAAGGCAAGCGCCGAGGATGGCCCGATTCAGGAGCGGGGGGGTAGGAACGCTCTGTCAAGAACGTCCTATTCACCTGAACTGTTAACCTGAGTAGGGAGATGTCCCGCTGTTGCTGAATACCGGCGGGAAGGGCAAAAAAGGGATCCACCAAGGGAAAAACCGTGCCACAGGGCTTTGGGCGAGGAAAGGGCGACCGGCAGACGGCTGGGCCAAAAGGCCTAGGAAGAGGCTCCGGTCTATCCCCCTTCCCTTCCCCAGAGGCGACCCTGGCGCTGGCCGAGCGCCACCGACAAGCAGGGGATCTGGAGACAGCACTGCACCTCTGCCGGCAGCTTACCCGGGCCCATCCCCACCTGTTCGCCGCCCAGGCGTTGCTGGGATCCCTCTATCTGCAGATGGGGGATCCCCGCCAAGCTTTGACCCCTTTGCAACTGGCGCTGCACCTACGGAGAGATTGGGTGCCGGCCTGGCAGGAGCTGGGCGATGCCTGGATGCTGCTGGGCAACCCGGAGGAGGCGGCGCGCGCCTACAAGCAGGGGCTGGCCTTTGCCCCTAACGACGGGCAACTGCTCTTCCGGTTGGGCAGTTGTTGGCTGGCTTTGGGGAAACGGGAGCAGGCGATTGCAGTGCTGCGACAGGCGGCAGCGGCCCAACCTCCTCAGGCTTATGCGCTGGCAGCTCTGGGCAATGCCCTCCTATTCGACAACCAGCTTGCAGAAGCCGAAGCCTGGTTTCGCCGCGCTCTTGTCCTGGCGCCGCAGGAGGGGCGGATCCTCGTCAACCTCGGCCACTGCCTACACCTGCAAGATCGCCTGGAGGAGGCCGCCGACTGTCTGCTACGGGCCATCCCGCTGCTGCCAGGGGAGGCGCAGCCCCACAACAACCTGGGCACCGTCCTGCAAGAGCAAAACCGACTCGAGGCCGCTATCGAGGCCTATCGGCGCGGCCTGCAGTTGGCCCCCGACTGGCCGGAGATCCACTACAACCTGGGCACGGCCCTGCTCACCCTGGGCCGCTACGAGGAGGGGTGGCAGGAGTACGAGTGGCGGCTGCAGCGCCAGGGAGCGGCCTACCCCTGCTTCCCTTTGCCCCTGTGGACGGGATCCCCCTTGGGCCGGCAGACGCTGCTTGTCTACGCCGAACAAGGGCTGGGAGACACAATTCAGTTCGCGCGCTACCTGCCCCTTTTGGCCGCCGCCCATCCGCAGGCCTCCCTCTATTTCCGCTGCCCTCACTCCCTAGTCGAGTTGCTGCGAGCCTCCTTTCCTCAAGTCCAGGTCATTTCCGATACGGATCCCCTGCCCCCCTTCGACTGGCACCTGCCCTTGCTTAGCCTGCCCCATCGCCTGGGCACCACGCTGGAGACAATTCCCGACCGCATCCCCTATCTGGTTTGTCCCGATGGGAGCTCCGCCTGGCCGGAAGATTGGCCAGAGCTTCCCCAGAGGGGGATAAAGGTGGGGCTGGTGTGGGCCAGTGGCCGCCGCGACGACCTCGCCCTCAGCCGGGTGCAGAGGTTAAAAAGCTGTTCTCTTAACCTCTTCCTCGAGTACCTTAATCTGCCCCAGGTGCAGTGGGTTAGCCTGCAGGTGGGTGAAGATCTAAGCCAGGTAGAACCCCTTCTCAAGCAGCACCAGGTGGTGGAGCTGGGATCCCGTTTCCGGAATTTTGTTGATACTGCTAGGGCAGTTGCCCAGTTGGATCTGGTAATTAGCGTCGATACTGCCGTTGCCCACCTGGCTGGGGCGCTGGGCAAGCCGGTGTGGGTGCTGCTGCCCTTTGCCGCTGATTGGCGCTGGCTACTGCAGCGGCAAGACAGCCCCTGGTACCCCAGGGTGATGCGCCTATTCCGCCAAGAAGCCCGCGGCAACTGGGTTGGTGTGCTGCAACAGGTGCGGGCAGCCCTGGAAGAGCTACTAAGGGGGATCCCGTCCTACTCCTCGCCTTTTGGAACGATGCGCTGAAACAGATAGCCGGTACCGCGGGCTGTCAGGATAAGCTCAGGGTTGCTCGGGTCATCCTCCAACTTGGCCCGCAGCCGCGAGATGTGGACATCCACCACCCGCGTATCCACGTGGCGCTCCGGCGTGTAGCCCCACACCTCTTGCAAAATCTCGGCGCGGGAAAACGGCTCCCCCGACCGGCTGACCAGCAGCTCCAGCAAACTAAACTCCATCCCCGTCAGGCGGATGCGCTCGTCCCGCTTGTAAACCTGCCGCTTGTTGGTATCGATGCGAAGATCCCCCACCTGAATTACCCCTGAGCTGGGGATCCCTTCATGGGACGACCGCGCCACCCGCCTCAGCACCGAACGAATGCGGGCCTCCAGTTCTTTGGGCGAAAACGGCTTAACCACGTAGTCGTCTGCCCCCAGTTCCAAGCCAGTAATGCGGTCGGCCACGTCCCCCAACGCCGTGAGCATGATGATCGGGATGTCGGATTCTTTGCGCAACTCCTGGCAGACCCCGTAGCCATCCAGCTTCGGCAT
This window harbors:
- the rpaB gene encoding response regulator transcription factor RpaB, with the translated sequence MEAQRKERILVVDDEASIRRILETRLSMIGYDVVTAADGEEALEVFRKQDPDLVVLDVMMPKLDGYGVCQELRKESDIPIIMLTALGDVADRITGLELGADDYVVKPFSPKELEARIRSVLRRVARSSHEGIPSSGVIQVGDLRIDTNKRQVYKRDERIRLTGMEFSLLELLVSRSGEPFSRAEILQEVWGYTPERHVDTRVVDVHISRLRAKLEDDPSNPELILTARGTGYLFQRIVPKGEE
- a CDS encoding tetratricopeptide repeat protein, which produces MPQGFGRGKGDRQTAGPKGLGRGSGLSPFPSPEATLALAERHRQAGDLETALHLCRQLTRAHPHLFAAQALLGSLYLQMGDPRQALTPLQLALHLRRDWVPAWQELGDAWMLLGNPEEAARAYKQGLAFAPNDGQLLFRLGSCWLALGKREQAIAVLRQAAAAQPPQAYALAALGNALLFDNQLAEAEAWFRRALVLAPQEGRILVNLGHCLHLQDRLEEAADCLLRAIPLLPGEAQPHNNLGTVLQEQNRLEAAIEAYRRGLQLAPDWPEIHYNLGTALLTLGRYEEGWQEYEWRLQRQGAAYPCFPLPLWTGSPLGRQTLLVYAEQGLGDTIQFARYLPLLAAAHPQASLYFRCPHSLVELLRASFPQVQVISDTDPLPPFDWHLPLLSLPHRLGTTLETIPDRIPYLVCPDGSSAWPEDWPELPQRGIKVGLVWASGRRDDLALSRVQRLKSCSLNLFLEYLNLPQVQWVSLQVGEDLSQVEPLLKQHQVVELGSRFRNFVDTARAVAQLDLVISVDTAVAHLAGALGKPVWVLLPFAADWRWLLQRQDSPWYPRVMRLFRQEARGNWVGVLQQVRAALEELLRGIPSYSSPFGTMR